A stretch of the Taeniopygia guttata chromosome 3, bTaeGut7.mat, whole genome shotgun sequence genome encodes the following:
- the BCL11A gene encoding B-cell lymphoma/leukemia 11A isoform X7, which yields MLGKSMAGKTRAPPAAKGSFFRGVKGKDEPSSYTCTTCKQPFNSAWFLLQHAQNTHGLRIYLESEHGSPLTPRVGIPTGLGAECPSQPPLHGIHIADNNPFNLLRIPGSVSREASGLGEGRFPPTPPLFSPPPRHHLDPHRIERLGAEEMALATHHPSAFDRVLRLNPMAMEPPAMDFSRRLRELAGNTSSPPLSPSRPSPMQRLLQPFQPGSKPPFLATPPLPPLQSAPPPSQPPMKSKSCEFCGKTFKFQSNLVVHRRSHTGEKPYKCNLCDHACTQASKLKRHMKTHMHKSSPMTVKSDDGLSTASSPEPGTSDLVGSASSALKSVVAKFKSENDPNMIPENGDEEEEEEEEEEEEEEEEEEEDLNESDRPDYGFGMSLEAARHHENNSRAGEEGRTMPDVMQGMVLSSMQHFSEAFHQVLGEKHKRGHLPEPEVHRDTCDEDSVAGESDRIDEGAVNGRGCSPGESASGGLSKKLLLGSPSSLSPFSKRIKLEKEFDLPAAAMPNTENVYSQWLAGYAASRQLKDPFLSFGDSRQSPFASSSEHSSENGSLRFSTPPGELDGGISGRSGTGSGGSTPHISGPGPGRPSSKEGRRSDTCEYCGKVFKNCSNLTVHRRSHTGERPYKCELCNYACAQSSKLTRHMKTHGQVGKDVYKCEICKMPFSVYSTLEKHMKKWHSDRVLNNEIKTE from the coding sequence GTAAAGATGAGCCCAGCAGCTACACGTGTACGACTTGTAAACAGCCTTTCAACAGCGCCTGGTTCCTCTTGCAGCACGCACAGAACACACACGGCTTACGGATCTACCTAGAAAGCGAGCATGGCAGCCCCCTGACACCACGGGTTGGTATCCCAACAGGACTAGGTGCAGAATGCCCTTCCCAGCCACCTCTCCATGGGATTCACATTGCAGACAATAACCCTTTTAACCTGCTCAGAATACCCGGCTCGGTCTCGAGGGAGGCGTCGGGGCTGGGAGAAGGGCGTTTCCCACCCACGCCGCCCCTCTTTAGCCCTCCCCCGAGGCACCATTTGGATCCGCATCGCATTGAGCGCCTGGGTGCGGAAGAAATGGCTCTGGCCACCCATCACCCTAGTGCCTTTGACAGGGTGCTGCGACTGAACCCCATGGCGATGGAGCCGCCCGCTATGGATTTCTCCCGGAGGCTGCGGGAGCTGGCCGGCAACACCTCCAGCCCACCCCTGTCCCCGAGCCGGCCCAGCCCTATGCAAAGGTTGCTGCAGCCCTTCCAGCCCGGCAGCAAGCCCCCATTCCTGGCCACACCGCCCCTCCCTCCTCTGCAatctgctcctcctccctcccagccccccatGAAGTCCAAGTCCTGCGAGTTCTGTGGGAAGACCTTCAAGTTTCAGAGCAACCTGGTGGTCCACCGCCGGAGCCACACgggggagaagccctacaaatGCAACCTCTGTGACCATGCTTGCACGCAGGCCAGCAAGCTGAAGCGCCACATGAAGACCCACATGCACAAGTCCTCCCCCATGACAGTGAAGTCGGACGATGGGCTCTCCACCGCCAGCTCCCCTGAGCCAGGCACCAGCGACCTGGTGGGCAGCGCCAGTAGTGCCCTCAAGTCTGTAGTGGCCAAGTTCAAGAGCGAGAATGACCCCAACATGATCCCTGAGAACggggatgaggaagaggaggaggaggaggaggaagaggaggaggaggaggaggaagaggaggaggactTGAACGAGAGCGACAGGCCGGACTATGGCTTCGGGATGAGCCTTGAGGCGGCCCGTCACCACGAGAACAACTCGCGGGCTGGCGAGGAGGGCCGGACGATGCCGGACGTCATGCAGGGCATGGTCTTGAGCTCCATGCAGCATTTCAGTGAGGCCTTCCACCAGGTTCTGGGGGAGAAACACAAGCGCGGCCACCTCCCCGAGCCCGAGGTGCACAGGGACACTTGTGACGAAGACTCAGTGGCCGGCGAGTCTGACCGTATCGACGAGGGGGCTGTCAATGGCCGAGGCTGCTCCCCAGGGGAGTCTGCCTCGGGAGGCCTGTccaaaaagctgctgctgggtagccccagctccctgagcCCCTTCTCCAAACGCATCAAGTTGGAGAAGGAGTTCGACCTGCCGGCTGCCGCCATGCCCAACACCGAGAACGTTTACTCCCAGTGGCTGGCGGGCTACGCCGCCTCCCGGCAGCTGAAGGACCCCTTCCTCAGCTTTGGCGACTCCCGACAATCGCCCTTCGCCTCCTCCTCCGAGCACTCCTCGGAGAACGGGAGCCTGCGCTTCTCCACGCCGCCGGGCGAGCTGGACGGAGGGATCTCAGGCCGCAGTGGCACGGGAAGCGGAGGGAGCACCCCCCATATTAGTGGCCCGGGCCCTGGCAGGCCCAGCTCAAAAGAGGGCAGACGCAGCGACACTTGTGAGTACTGTGGGAAGGTCTTCAAGAACTGTAGTAATCTCACCGTCCACAGACGGAGCCACACGGGCGAGAGGCCGTATAAGTGTGAGCTTTGCAACTACGCCTGCGCCCAGAGTAGCAAGCTCACCCGGCACATGAAAACACACGGGCAGGTGGGAAAGGACGTTTACAAATGCGAGATTTGTAAGATGCCTTTTAGCGTGTACAGTACCCTGgagaaacacatgaaaaaatggCACAGTGATCGAGTCTTGAATAACGAGATAAAAACTGAATAG